From one Neovison vison isolate M4711 chromosome 1, ASM_NN_V1, whole genome shotgun sequence genomic stretch:
- the LOC122890846 gene encoding IgA-inducing protein homolog, with translation MCSYYHMKKRSVSGCNITILAVMFSHLSAGNSPCGNQANVLCISRLEFVQYQS, from the coding sequence atgtgcagttatTATCACATGAAGAAGCGCAGTGTGTCGGGCTGTAATATAACCATACTTGCTGTCATGTTCTCCCATCTCAGTGCTGGGAACTCACCATGTGGAAACCAAGCAAATGTGTTGTGCATCAGCCGGCTTGAGTTTGTTCAATATCAAAGCTGA